The following is a genomic window from Chloroflexota bacterium.
GCGATGCGGAAGCCTTTGGTCTCGGTTATTCAGGCCGACATGCATCCGAGCAACCGGGGGTTTATCTGGTGGCAAGAGCCGCCCGATGATATTCCTACCACTGTCCCTACTGTGAATCGACTGCTGGCAGAATATGGCCTTCCGCGTATTGGCAAGACAGAGGAGCTCCATGTTGGAGACTTGACGCTGGTGGTCGGCACTCCAGAGACAGATCCGCTCCCGAAAGGCACGGAGGCAACATACGTTGGCCCAATTCTGTGGCAGAAGGCGGGCGCTAAGCTACCGGATTATATCGTCACCCTGAGCCGGAAGAAGCCGCTCATCTGGGTGTATACAGGGACTCCTCGCTACTTTGAGCCTATCGTTACCTGGGGCGATTCCATCGTGGTACTGCGATCCTGTATTGCGGCTCTGGCCGAGGAGGAGGTACACGTGGTGCTGACCACGGGGTATCGTGACCTGCCCGCCGATCCAGCTTCGCTGCCGGCCAATTTCCACTACGAGGCTTACGTGCCAGGAATCGCCATGGCGGAAAGGAGCGATCTACTAATCCACCATGGTGGGCATGGCGCTTGCCTGACTGGGCCTTATACCGACACACCCGCTGTTATCATTCCTACGTTCTCTGAGCGGGAGAGCAATGCGCGGCGTATCGCCGCTCTGGGAGCAGCAGAAGTTATCGTGCCGACTGAAGACGCCGAAGCCGAGAAACACGTGCCGGTGGATGAGGTACGGGCCAAAGTCAAACAGGTGCTCTCTGAAGCTTCTTTCACCACAAATGCCAAACGCATCGGCCAGAAGATGCGGGGCTATGGAGGCGCATCTGAAGCGGCAGGCCTCATAGAGAACTTTGCATCGCGGGTATGAATAGGACGTGTCTACTGACGTCCCTCTCCCAAGAGCTCGACAGGGGTTCACTATGTATAATGTGGTTGCCAAGAGCGGCGAGTGACAATCATCGTATTGCGCCGTGTTTGTCAGGGGCTACGGTATCAGTTATAATTGCCGATAGGGATTCTGTTGTGTCAAAGAGATAGGTAATCCCAGGATAACCCGTAGATCGAACTAAAGCCCTGTTGGAGCCTCTCCGTCTTTCCTGCACAACTGATTCTTAGAAGAATAGAGCTACTTTATGTTCAGCATTTATTCACTGCGATGGGCAAGACATTAGCTGAAAAGATTTTGAGCGCCAAGTCAGAAACCGAAGCGAGGCCAGGCAATATGGTGATCGCCAAGGTGGATCTCGCTTTCGTGCAAGATGCTACCGGGCCGTTGACCGTTCGGCAGTTCCAGGCAGCCGGGTTTGAGCATCTGGCCAGCAACCCGAGAATTGCTCTATTCCTCGATCATGCGGCTCCCAGTCCTGATCGCGGGATGTCAGACGACCAGGCGCTGCTCCGTGGCTTCGGTCAGAAGACGGGTGCCCTGATCTCCGAAGTCGGCGAAGGTGTTTGCCATCAAATAGTGGCGGAATCCCTGGCTAAGCCAGGTGACCTCATAATTGGTGCTGATTCTCACACGACCACCGCCGGTGGCTTAGCCGCTTTTGCCTGCGGGATGGGGTCCACGGACGTGGCAGTAATTATGGGCCTGGGCGAGACCTGGCTTCGAGTGCCAGAAAGCATCAGGGTGATACTTACCGGCAGCTTTCCAGATGGCGTCTATGCCAAAGACCTTATTCTGCATCTTATTGGACTGATAGGAGCTGATGGTGCTACATATAAGGCCCTGGAATTCGGCGGTGAAGCCGTGGCTAACATGACCATCTCCCAGCGCCTCACTGTGAGCAATATGGTGGTAGAGGCTGGAGCGAAGGCTGGTCTTTTTCCCAGCGATGAGACGACGCGAAAGTACCTCTCAGCTCAAGGAAGAGCCAACGACCATAGGCCGCTTTCCCCAGATGAGGACGCTGTGTACGAACAAACCATCAATATAGACATCGCCAGGCTGGAACCCACCGTGGCCCGGCCCCACAGCGTTGACAACGTGGCACCCGCCAGGGAGATCAAGGGCGTGCCCATTCACCAGGTGTTCATTGGTACATGC
Proteins encoded in this region:
- a CDS encoding 3-isopropylmalate dehydratase large subunit; its protein translation is MGKTLAEKILSAKSETEARPGNMVIAKVDLAFVQDATGPLTVRQFQAAGFEHLASNPRIALFLDHAAPSPDRGMSDDQALLRGFGQKTGALISEVGEGVCHQIVAESLAKPGDLIIGADSHTTTAGGLAAFACGMGSTDVAVIMGLGETWLRVPESIRVILTGSFPDGVYAKDLILHLIGLIGADGATYKALEFGGEAVANMTISQRLTVSNMVVEAGAKAGLFPSDETTRKYLSAQGRANDHRPLSPDEDAVYEQTINIDIARLEPTVARPHSVDNVAPAREIKGVPIHQVFIGTCTNGRLDDLAVAAQILRGKRRHPRTRLLVAPASRAVLLEAIRAGYIEAMVEAGAVVLPPGCGPCLGLHQGVLAKGENCLSTANRNFQGRMGSPEAFIYLGSPATAAATAIRGEVTDPREVM